In Flavobacterium enshiense, the genomic stretch TTGCGTATCATTTGTCAAAACAGTACACTTTGAACCTTTATAAAAACCTTTTTAAACAGACATTTATTTACGGAATCGCCACGGTGCTTCCACGGATGATTAGTTTTTTGCTTAATCCGTTGTATGTTGAGTATTTGCCCAACAAGAGGGAATTCGGTGAGATAACTGTGATTTTTTCCTGGATGGTTTTTTTCAATGTGCTGTTGTCGTATGGAATGGAAACGGCTTTTTTCCGATTTTACAATAAGGAAGAGAATAAGAAAAGCGTAATAGAAACAGCAACGATTTCCATGGTATGGTCTACTGTGGCATTTCTATTGATTGCCATTCTTTTCAAAAACAGCCTGGCACAGGCCATAGAGGTCGAACCTCAGTATTTTATATATACTTTATGGATTTTGGCTTTGGATGCCTTGGTGGTTATTCCTTTTTCTAAATTAAGGGCCGAACAGCGGCCAATGAAATATGCTGTTATAAAGATTGGGAACGTGATTATCAGTCTGGGGCTGAACGTTTTCTTTCTTGTTTTCCTTCCCAAAATTGCAGCAATAAATCCGGATGGTTTTTGGGGTGGTATTTATGTTCCCAAATTTCAGATTGGGTACATTTTTATAGCCAATTTAATAGCGAGTTTTGTGACTTTATTGGTGTTTATCCCGGATTATTTTACTATGAAATGGCATTTTAATGTGCCACTCTGGAAGAAGATGATTCGTTATGGAGGCCCTATTTTATTTGCCGGAATCGCCTTTGGAATCAATGAGCATTTTGATAAAATCTTACTGAAATTCTTAGGTGTAAGTTTATCCGATATCGGAGCGTATGGTGCCTGCTATAAAATCGGTTTGTTCATGGTTTTGTTCCGGACTGCCTATACGTTGGGAATCGAACCGTTCTTTTTCAGCCATGCCGGAAAAGAAAATGCCCAGCAGACTTATGCTACCGTAACCAAGTATTTCGTGATTTTTGGTTCTCTGATTTTCTTAGGTGTTGTAGTTTTTTCGGATGTCATAAAATTGTTTTTAGTCCCGAATTCAGA encodes the following:
- a CDS encoding lipopolysaccharide biosynthesis protein, whose amino-acid sequence is MNLYKNLFKQTFIYGIATVLPRMISFLLNPLYVEYLPNKREFGEITVIFSWMVFFNVLLSYGMETAFFRFYNKEENKKSVIETATISMVWSTVAFLLIAILFKNSLAQAIEVEPQYFIYTLWILALDALVVIPFSKLRAEQRPMKYAVIKIGNVIISLGLNVFFLVFLPKIAAINPDGFWGGIYVPKFQIGYIFIANLIASFVTLLVFIPDYFTMKWHFNVPLWKKMIRYGGPILFAGIAFGINEHFDKILLKFLGVSLSDIGAYGACYKIGLFMVLFRTAYTLGIEPFFFSHAGKENAQQTYATVTKYFVIFGSLIFLGVVVFSDVIKLFLVPNSDYWDAMKVVPLIVLANFFLGIYTNLSVWYKLIDKTKVGAYISTVGALVTLALNFLMIPAFGYMGSAVATLAAYGTMMTISYYLGNKHYPIPYDKKRIFGYLGVSTLLSGLSFYVDVFRESYIFGIVAILIFTYFIYHNEKETLLRVMRRKVA